In the Hordeum vulgare subsp. vulgare chromosome 7H, MorexV3_pseudomolecules_assembly, whole genome shotgun sequence genome, one interval contains:
- the LOC123413449 gene encoding senescence-specific cysteine protease SAG39-like, translating into MAIPPKALLFAILSCLCLCSSVIVARELNDDLPIAARHESWMAGYDRVYKDATEKAHKLEVFKANVEFIESFNAANHKFYLGVNQFADLTNEEFKTTKTNKGYKVSLEKAPTGFMYENVTLDALPAIVDWRTKGAVTPIKDQGQCGCCWAFSAVAATEGIVKLKTGKLISLSEQELVDCDIHGVDQGCEGGLMDDAFKFIISNGGLTGESSYPYTAEDGKCKSGSKDAATIKSYEDVPTNNEGALMAAVANQPISVAVDGGDRTFQFYKGGVMTGSCGTNLDHGIAAIGYGKTSDGTKYWLLKNSWGTTWGENGYLRMEKDISDKRGMCGLAMEPSYPTA; encoded by the exons ATGGCCATCCCACCAAAGGCTTTGCTCTTTGCCATCCTCAGTTGCCTCTGCCTCTGTAGTTCAGTTATAGTGGCTCGTGAACTTAATGATGACTTGCCGATTGCGGCGAGGCACGAGAGTTGGATGGCCGGGTACGATCGTGTATACAAGGATGCCACTGAAAAGGCTCATAAACTTGAGGTTTTCAAGGCCAACGTCGAGTTCATTGAGTCCTTCAACGCTGCGAACCACAAGTTCTATTTGGGCGTCAATCAATTTGCTGACCTCACCAACGAGGAGTTCAAGACGACAAAGACTAACAAGGGATACAAAGTGAGCTTGGAGAAGGCTCCCACAGGATTCATGTACGAGAACGTGACCTTGGATGCACTTCCTGCAATAGTAGATTGGAGGACGAAGGGTGCGGTCACTCCCATTAAGGATCAGGGCCAATGTG GTTGTTGTTGGGCATTTTCCGCCGTTGCAGCAACTGAGGGCATCGTCAAGCTAAAAACTGGCAAGCTTATCTCTTTATCGGAACAAGAGTTGGTTGATTGTGACATCCACGGTGTAGACCAGGGCTGTGAGGGCGGTCTCATGGACGATGCCTTCAAGTTCATCATTTCAAATGGTGGCCTTACTGGTGAGTCTAGCTACCCATATACGGCAGAAGATGGTAAGTGCAAGAGTGGATCCAAAGATGCCGCCACCATCAAGAGCTATGAGGATGTGCCTACCAACAACGAAGGTGCTCTCATGGCGGCTGTTGCAAACCAACCTATTTCGGTGGCCGTTGACGGTGGTGACAGGACGTTCCAATTTTACAAAGGTGGAGTCATGACTGGTTCTTGTGGCACTAACCTAGACCATGGCATTGCAGCTATTGGTTATGGAAAGACGAGTGATGGCACAAAATATTGGTTGTTGAAGAATTCGTGGGGCACAACATGGGGCGAGAACGGGTACTTAAGAATGGAGAAGGACATTTCTGACAAGAGAGGCATGTGTGGTCTTGCCATGGAGCCTTCCTACCCTACTGCATAG